The Buttiauxella selenatireducens genome has a window encoding:
- the ompC gene encoding porin OmpC yields MKRTALALVIPALLAMGSAHAAEIYNKDGNKVDLYGKVDARHTFSDNAGDDGDGTYTQIGFKGETQINSELTGYGQWEYKMYANDTESGSNKAFTRLAFAGLKYGDYGSFDYGRNYGVVYDVEAWTDMLPVFGGDTYADADRFMTGRTNGVATYRNSNFFGQVEGLSFAVQYQGANEGTNNNEDQEGTNNGHNDVRLQNGDGWGLSTTYDFGMGFNAAAAYASSDRTNAQESTTLAGGEKADVWTVGMKYDANNIYLAAMYAETRNMTPFGSGSTYVANKTQNFEVTAQYQFDFGLRPEISYLQSKGKDLLVDVSNNSDWNDKDLVKYVSVGANYYFNKNFSTYVDYKINLLDNDDDFYDAAGISTDDVVGIGMIYQF; encoded by the coding sequence ATGAAAAGAACAGCACTGGCATTGGTGATCCCTGCTTTATTGGCAATGGGTTCTGCACACGCGGCAGAGATCTACAATAAAGACGGTAATAAAGTCGATTTATACGGCAAAGTGGATGCTCGTCATACCTTCTCGGACAATGCTGGTGACGACGGTGATGGCACCTACACACAAATTGGTTTTAAAGGTGAAACACAAATTAATTCCGAACTGACCGGTTATGGTCAGTGGGAATACAAAATGTATGCTAATGACACCGAAAGTGGTTCCAACAAAGCATTTACGCGCCTGGCATTTGCAGGCCTGAAATACGGCGACTACGGTTCATTTGATTATGGTCGTAACTACGGTGTGGTCTATGACGTTGAGGCATGGACCGATATGCTGCCAGTATTCGGTGGCGATACCTACGCTGATGCTGACCGCTTTATGACAGGACGTACTAATGGTGTTGCAACTTATCGTAACTCCAATTTCTTTGGTCAAGTTGAAGGGCTGAGCTTCGCAGTGCAATACCAGGGCGCGAATGAAGGCACTAATAACAACGAAGATCAAGAAGGCACTAACAACGGCCACAATGACGTTCGTTTACAGAATGGTGACGGTTGGGGTCTATCTACCACGTATGATTTCGGTATGGGCTTTAACGCTGCTGCCGCATACGCATCTTCAGACCGTACTAATGCACAAGAATCCACTACTTTAGCCGGTGGTGAGAAAGCTGATGTCTGGACAGTTGGTATGAAATATGACGCCAACAACATTTATCTAGCCGCGATGTATGCAGAAACCCGCAACATGACGCCATTTGGTTCGGGTAGTACATATGTTGCTAACAAAACCCAGAACTTTGAAGTGACCGCTCAATACCAGTTCGACTTCGGCCTGCGTCCAGAAATCTCCTACCTGCAATCTAAAGGTAAGGACTTACTGGTTGATGTATCAAATAACAGCGACTGGAATGACAAAGACTTGGTTAAATACGTCTCTGTTGGCGCTAACTATTACTTCAACAAAAACTTCTCCACCTACGTTGATTACAAAATCAACCTGTTAGACAACGATGATGATTTCTATGATGCAGCGGGTATTTCCACTGATGACGTCGTTGGCATTGGTATGATTTACCAGTTCTAA
- the yedA gene encoding drug/metabolite exporter YedA, which produces MRVRSGQLLPLVAALFALYIIWGSTYFAIAIGVKSWPPFMMAGVRFMVAGVLLMAVLLLRGHKLPALRPMLNAALIGVLLLAVGNGFVTVAEHQHVPSGIAAVMVATVPLFTLCFSRLFGIQTRKLEWLGIAIGLGGIVLLNSGGNLSGNPWGAILILIGSLSWAFGSVYGSRIELPTGLMAGAVEMLAAGIVLLTASALTGERLTSMPTPAGFAAVAYLSLFGSIIAISAYMYLIRNVAPAVATSYAYVNPVVAVLLGTGFAGESLSPVEWLALGVIIFAVVLVTLGKYLLPPKPMVTPCELEK; this is translated from the coding sequence ATGCGCGTTCGTTCGGGTCAATTGCTGCCGCTTGTTGCTGCATTGTTTGCGTTGTATATCATCTGGGGTTCCACTTACTTTGCCATCGCTATAGGGGTGAAGAGCTGGCCTCCGTTTATGATGGCCGGCGTGCGATTCATGGTCGCAGGTGTCCTTCTCATGGCGGTTTTGCTGCTGCGGGGCCATAAATTACCGGCCCTGCGCCCCATGCTTAACGCTGCGTTAATTGGCGTATTATTGCTGGCGGTGGGCAACGGTTTTGTTACGGTTGCTGAGCATCAACATGTTCCTTCTGGCATTGCTGCCGTGATGGTGGCCACGGTTCCCCTCTTTACGCTGTGTTTTAGCCGCTTATTTGGTATTCAGACCCGTAAGCTGGAATGGCTTGGTATCGCCATTGGCCTGGGCGGTATCGTGTTGCTTAACAGCGGAGGAAACCTGAGCGGGAATCCTTGGGGTGCGATTTTGATTTTGATAGGCTCGTTAAGCTGGGCCTTCGGTTCAGTCTACGGGTCACGCATTGAATTGCCGACGGGCTTAATGGCGGGAGCCGTTGAAATGCTGGCCGCAGGGATTGTTTTGCTGACGGCCTCGGCGTTAACCGGCGAGCGTCTGACCTCTATGCCAACGCCAGCGGGTTTCGCGGCAGTGGCTTATCTCTCTCTGTTTGGTTCGATTATTGCCATCAGCGCATACATGTATCTGATTCGTAATGTCGCGCCCGCGGTTGCCACCAGTTACGCCTATGTCAATCCGGTCGTTGCGGTGTTATTGGGAACGGGTTTTGCCGGGGAAAGTTTATCCCCTGTGGAATGGCTGGCTCTTGGCGTGATTATCTTTGCCGTTGTGTTGGTCACTCTGGGGAAATATCTTCTGCCCCCAAAGCCGATGGTGACACCCTGTGAGTTAGAAAAGTAA
- a CDS encoding DNA cytosine methyltransferase, protein MNDFDAIAEQLSQQSHHQQQQQLEEDYALVSRILEIYDQKTVAHHLRQVSGDWTRESLNRWINRKSSPRTLTSAERAMLQNMLPPLPAHHGKYAFKFVDLFAGIGGIRSGFEAIGGQCVFTSEWNKYAVRTYKANWYCCPESHQFNQDIRDVTLSHRDDVSDEQATAHIQATMPDHDVLLAGFPCQPFSLAGVSKKNALGRAHGFACETQGTLFFDVARIIDAKRPAIFVLENVKNLKSHDKGNTFRIIMETLDNLGYEVSDAAITGAGDPKIIDGKNFLPQHRERIVLVGFRRDLNLHNDFTLRKLSECYPKRRPTLGELLEPAVDAKYILTPTLWKYLYNYAKKHQAKGNGFGYGLVDPTNPTSVARTLSARYYKDGAEILVDRGWDKSQGEADFDNADNQLRRPRRLTPRECARLMGFESVQGSAFRIPVSDTQAYRQFGNSVVVPAFAAVAKLLEPKIKQAVKERLTR, encoded by the coding sequence ATGAACGACTTCGACGCTATTGCCGAGCAACTCTCACAACAATCGCACCACCAGCAACAACAGCAACTTGAAGAAGACTACGCGTTAGTGAGCCGTATTCTGGAAATCTATGACCAGAAAACCGTGGCTCATCATTTGCGCCAGGTCAGCGGTGACTGGACGCGTGAATCGCTAAACCGTTGGATTAACCGCAAGTCCTCGCCTCGCACTCTGACTTCCGCAGAACGTGCAATGCTGCAAAATATGTTGCCTCCGCTACCTGCGCACCACGGAAAGTACGCGTTTAAATTCGTCGATTTATTTGCGGGCATTGGCGGTATTCGTAGCGGGTTCGAAGCGATTGGCGGGCAATGCGTGTTTACCAGCGAGTGGAATAAATACGCGGTGCGCACTTATAAAGCCAACTGGTACTGCTGTCCTGAAAGTCATCAGTTCAATCAGGATATCCGTGATGTCACCCTTAGCCACCGGGATGATGTCAGCGATGAGCAAGCCACTGCGCATATTCAGGCAACGATGCCCGATCACGATGTGCTGCTGGCCGGTTTCCCTTGTCAGCCTTTTTCTCTTGCCGGTGTGTCGAAGAAAAATGCTCTTGGCCGTGCTCACGGGTTTGCTTGTGAAACGCAGGGTACGCTGTTCTTCGATGTTGCTCGCATCATTGACGCAAAACGACCCGCCATCTTTGTGCTGGAAAACGTCAAGAATTTAAAAAGCCACGATAAAGGCAACACCTTCCGCATCATTATGGAAACCCTGGATAACCTGGGTTACGAAGTTTCTGATGCGGCAATAACGGGGGCTGGCGATCCTAAAATTATCGACGGTAAAAACTTCCTGCCGCAGCATCGCGAACGCATTGTGCTGGTCGGTTTCCGCCGGGATCTCAATCTGCATAACGATTTCACGCTGCGTAAACTGAGCGAGTGTTACCCAAAACGTCGCCCAACATTGGGTGAATTACTTGAACCCGCAGTGGACGCGAAATATATCCTGACGCCGACGCTCTGGAAGTACCTCTACAATTACGCGAAAAAGCACCAGGCTAAGGGGAATGGTTTTGGTTACGGCTTGGTTGACCCAACGAATCCAACGAGCGTGGCAAGGACTTTATCCGCGCGTTACTACAAAGACGGCGCAGAAATCCTTGTGGATCGCGGTTGGGACAAATCGCAGGGAGAGGCCGATTTTGATAATGCAGATAATCAACTGCGCCGCCCACGCCGTTTAACGCCGCGTGAATGTGCACGTCTGATGGGTTTTGAATCGGTGCAGGGGAGTGCATTCCGTATACCGGTATCTGATACTCAGGCTTACCGGCAGTTTGGTAATTCGGTGGTGGTACCTGCTTTTGCTGCGGTGGCAAAGCTACTTGAGCCGAAAATAAAGCAGGCTGTCAAAGAGCGCCTGACCAGGTAA
- a CDS encoding ABC transporter permease, giving the protein MDSINKTLRLPTLRGLVSGPQSLLTPLHLAALCVALGVLMPIVALIWQATQADFSHWENLVNFVLPSVLKNTVLLLAGVAVIVGVIGVGSAWAVTAWDFPGRKILNWALLLPLAMPTYIVAFAWLDLLHPIGPLQTFLRFLLGYDSPRQFRLPDLRSLPGAIILLGLVLYPYVYLTTRAMFISQPAHLLEAARTLGCSAAGTFFRVALPMARPALAVGISLALLETLNDIGASEFLGVQTLTVTVYTTWISRSDLASAAQIACMMLMFIFCILTLEFYGRKKQGFSSRNLREIQPTPIRGWRGWLLGAVIALPVILGFVAPVIFLAWESIKRLGEQNPLSPSLLSALQNTLSLAAGTTLVVVCVSLLVAWSARHSAADNTMSGFRRGVMRLASLGYAVPGTILAIGFLSPAMAVDRWLADLLEIRGLPLMSAGILLVICCAMRFQAIAIGALDSGLSRIPPSLEQASRLLGENGAGTFARIHFPLLRPALVSSALLVFADAMKELPTTLLLRPVNFETLATLLYAEAARGTYEEGAIAALMIVLTGTLPVILLVRHQMTRQG; this is encoded by the coding sequence TTGGATTCGATCAATAAAACACTTCGTCTTCCGACGTTACGCGGCCTGGTTTCCGGGCCGCAGTCACTCTTAACGCCTCTGCACCTTGCCGCATTGTGTGTCGCGTTAGGTGTGTTGATGCCTATAGTTGCGCTTATCTGGCAGGCAACACAGGCTGATTTTTCGCACTGGGAAAATCTGGTCAATTTTGTCCTTCCCTCGGTGCTAAAAAATACCGTGCTGTTGTTGGCAGGCGTCGCCGTCATCGTGGGCGTGATAGGTGTGGGAAGCGCATGGGCGGTGACTGCCTGGGATTTCCCTGGGCGTAAAATCCTCAATTGGGCGCTGTTATTACCGCTGGCCATGCCGACCTATATCGTGGCCTTCGCCTGGCTCGATTTGCTCCATCCCATCGGCCCACTGCAAACATTCCTCCGCTTTTTGCTTGGATATGACAGCCCGCGACAGTTCCGCCTTCCTGACTTACGTTCACTTCCGGGTGCGATTATTCTGTTGGGTCTGGTGCTGTATCCGTACGTCTACCTGACCACCCGCGCCATGTTTATCAGCCAACCAGCTCATCTGTTGGAGGCGGCTCGCACATTAGGATGCAGCGCGGCAGGCACCTTCTTTCGCGTGGCACTGCCGATGGCCCGCCCGGCGCTGGCAGTCGGAATCAGTCTGGCGCTTCTGGAAACGCTCAATGATATTGGTGCATCTGAATTTCTTGGTGTTCAAACCTTAACCGTCACGGTTTATACCACCTGGATTTCGCGTTCAGATTTGGCTTCGGCGGCGCAAATCGCCTGCATGATGTTGATGTTTATTTTCTGCATCCTGACGCTTGAGTTTTATGGCCGTAAAAAGCAAGGGTTTAGCAGCCGAAACCTACGTGAGATTCAACCGACACCGATACGCGGTTGGCGGGGTTGGTTGCTTGGCGCTGTTATCGCCCTGCCCGTCATTCTGGGCTTTGTTGCGCCGGTGATTTTTCTGGCCTGGGAGAGTATTAAACGTTTGGGTGAACAAAACCCGCTCTCACCTTCGTTGCTTTCTGCGTTACAAAATACGTTGTCGCTGGCTGCGGGAACCACGCTGGTAGTGGTTTGTGTCAGTTTACTGGTGGCATGGAGCGCGCGCCACAGTGCGGCAGACAACACGATGTCAGGCTTTCGCCGTGGTGTCATGCGTCTTGCGTCATTGGGTTACGCGGTTCCAGGCACCATACTGGCCATTGGTTTTCTCTCTCCAGCGATGGCCGTGGATCGATGGCTGGCGGACTTGCTCGAGATTCGCGGTTTACCGCTCATGTCTGCCGGTATCTTATTGGTCATCTGTTGTGCGATGCGTTTTCAGGCCATTGCCATTGGCGCGCTGGATTCCGGGCTTAGCCGCATTCCCCCTTCTCTGGAACAGGCATCAAGATTGCTCGGGGAAAATGGCGCGGGAACCTTTGCCAGAATTCATTTCCCGTTGCTGCGCCCAGCGCTGGTCAGCAGTGCATTATTGGTGTTCGCCGATGCCATGAAAGAACTGCCGACTACCTTACTTTTGCGCCCGGTAAACTTTGAGACGTTAGCGACACTGTTATACGCAGAAGCAGCGCGGGGAACCTACGAAGAAGGGGCTATCGCCGCCTTGATGATCGTTCTCACGGGCACGTTACCGGTTATTTTACTGGTGCGTCACCAGATGACGCGTCAGGGCTAG
- a CDS encoding phosphohydrolase, protein MPIALWQARFEEYLHHNWLQDDKAHDVAHFRRVWKTAQQIMETTEADRLVVLTACYFHDIVNLPKNHPERHLASTQAAQETLRILDAHFPDFPHPLYDAVAHAVRAHSFSAAITPQTLEAKVVQDADRLESLGAIGLARVFYTSGALGRPLFDSEDPLAHGRELDDATYALDHFQKKLLKLPETMQTEAGRKLAHYNADFLVHYMAKLCAELKGDYYGIESKVVEQFTSNKRSS, encoded by the coding sequence ATGCCGATAGCCCTCTGGCAAGCGCGTTTTGAAGAGTATTTGCATCACAACTGGTTGCAGGACGATAAAGCCCACGATGTGGCCCATTTCCGGCGAGTATGGAAAACCGCGCAACAAATCATGGAAACGACAGAAGCCGACCGGCTGGTGGTACTCACCGCGTGTTACTTCCATGACATCGTCAATTTGCCGAAAAATCATCCTGAGCGACACCTTGCTTCCACGCAGGCAGCACAAGAAACGTTGCGTATTCTTGATGCTCATTTTCCCGATTTTCCTCATCCGCTATACGATGCGGTTGCTCATGCGGTGCGTGCGCACAGTTTCAGCGCTGCCATTACGCCGCAGACCCTGGAAGCGAAAGTGGTGCAAGATGCTGACCGTCTGGAGTCATTAGGCGCAATAGGGCTTGCTCGCGTGTTTTACACTTCAGGTGCGTTAGGCCGCCCTTTGTTTGATAGCGAAGATCCACTCGCACATGGCCGTGAACTGGACGATGCCACCTACGCACTCGACCATTTCCAGAAAAAACTATTGAAACTCCCTGAAACCATGCAAACCGAAGCGGGACGAAAACTGGCCCATTACAATGCTGATTTTTTAGTGCATTACATGGCTAAGCTGTGCGCTGAACTCAAAGGCGATTACTACGGTATTGAAAGTAAGGTCGTCGAACAATTCACTTCCAACAAACGCTCTTCATAA
- the mtfA gene encoding DgsA anti-repressor MtfA has product MIKWPWKASDSSAVTALPWEQALSIPVLATLTPAEQDKLIRLADRFLQQKRLVPLQGFELDDLKSARIALLFCLPVLELGIEWLDGFHEILIYPAPFVVDDEWQDDIGLVHNQRVVQSGQSWQQGPIVLNWLDVQDSFDASGFNLVVHEVAHKLDMRNGDRASGIPLIALREVAGWEHDLHAAMSNIQDEIDLVGENAASIDAYAASEPAECFAVLSEYFFSAPELFAPRFPSLYQRFCQFYGQNPLLRLRESENRPASNGNTVH; this is encoded by the coding sequence ATGATTAAGTGGCCCTGGAAAGCAAGTGATTCATCTGCTGTCACAGCACTGCCGTGGGAGCAGGCTTTGTCCATTCCTGTTCTGGCAACGCTTACGCCTGCCGAGCAAGATAAACTGATCCGTCTTGCGGACCGTTTTTTACAGCAAAAACGCCTGGTGCCTTTGCAAGGCTTTGAGCTTGATGATCTAAAAAGTGCGCGTATCGCGCTACTGTTCTGCTTGCCGGTGTTGGAACTGGGTATTGAGTGGCTTGATGGTTTTCATGAAATCCTCATCTACCCCGCTCCGTTTGTGGTCGATGACGAATGGCAAGATGACATTGGCCTTGTTCATAATCAGCGCGTCGTTCAGTCCGGCCAAAGCTGGCAGCAAGGCCCTATTGTGCTTAACTGGCTTGACGTGCAGGACTCCTTTGACGCCTCCGGATTTAATCTGGTCGTCCATGAAGTGGCTCATAAACTGGATATGCGCAACGGCGATCGTGCCAGCGGGATCCCGTTAATTGCCCTGCGTGAGGTCGCTGGCTGGGAACATGACCTCCATGCGGCAATGAGCAATATTCAGGACGAAATCGACCTGGTGGGCGAAAACGCCGCCAGCATTGATGCCTATGCAGCGTCGGAACCGGCAGAATGTTTTGCAGTGCTCTCAGAGTATTTTTTCAGCGCACCTGAGCTTTTCGCCCCGCGTTTTCCTTCACTTTATCAGCGATTTTGCCAGTTTTACGGCCAAAACCCGTTGTTACGGTTACGCGAGAGTGAAAACAGGCCAGCATCTAACGGAAACACGGTGCATTAA
- the drpB gene encoding cell division protein DrpB — MDAKPTRTPGGKLALWLFYGFCLYTVWAVLRYFWVVSDVTGGDMGSLGGKLLGALMGLLVLGSVAALLGCLAWYTRAR; from the coding sequence ATGGACGCGAAACCGACCCGCACACCGGGTGGGAAATTGGCTCTGTGGTTATTTTATGGATTTTGTCTGTACACGGTTTGGGCTGTACTGCGTTACTTCTGGGTGGTGAGCGACGTCACCGGCGGGGATATGGGCTCGCTGGGGGGGAAGCTTCTCGGAGCATTAATGGGTTTACTGGTTCTGGGTTCGGTTGCGGCATTATTAGGTTGCCTTGCCTGGTACACGCGAGCCAGATGA
- a CDS encoding extracellular solute-binding protein → MNEFAQPRTGLRRITLASALVFSVSLPVFAQGDLTLYTTREPGLIQPLLDSWTQSSGVKVNTVYIKDGMLERVKAEGKNSPADLLMTVDAGNLIDLVEAGVTQPVDSAMLKTAIPANLRGEDNQWFALSMRARVLYADKSLPIDNWHYEQLSSPEYKGKVCIRSGQHPYNTALIAAMIAHHGEAKTEEWLRGVKANLARKATGGDRDVARDILGGICDIGLANSYYIGHMKNAKEGSDARKWGDAIKVVKPTFEQGGTHVNISGAAVARYAPNKAEAVKLMEYLVSAPAQQIYAKANFEYPVLKGVTLDPVISATIGEIDVDKIPLTEIVKHRKQASLLVDKVGFDQ, encoded by the coding sequence ATGAATGAGTTTGCTCAGCCTCGCACTGGACTGCGACGTATCACGCTTGCATCCGCTCTGGTTTTCTCCGTCAGTCTGCCCGTTTTTGCACAAGGCGATCTGACGCTTTATACCACCCGTGAACCCGGTCTCATTCAGCCATTGCTGGATAGCTGGACACAATCCAGCGGCGTGAAAGTCAATACGGTTTACATCAAAGACGGCATGCTTGAGCGCGTCAAAGCGGAAGGGAAAAACTCCCCTGCCGACCTGTTGATGACCGTCGATGCGGGTAATCTCATTGATTTAGTTGAAGCAGGTGTCACGCAGCCAGTGGACTCTGCCATGCTCAAAACCGCCATCCCGGCAAACCTTCGTGGCGAAGATAATCAGTGGTTCGCGCTTTCAATGCGTGCCCGTGTGCTTTATGCAGACAAATCCCTGCCCATTGATAACTGGCATTACGAGCAACTCTCAAGCCCTGAATACAAAGGCAAAGTTTGTATTCGTTCCGGACAGCATCCGTATAACACAGCTCTTATTGCCGCGATGATTGCTCACCATGGTGAAGCCAAAACAGAAGAGTGGCTGCGCGGTGTGAAAGCAAACCTGGCACGTAAAGCCACGGGTGGCGATCGTGATGTTGCGCGCGACATTCTCGGGGGTATTTGCGATATCGGCCTGGCTAACTCCTACTATATTGGCCACATGAAAAACGCCAAAGAAGGCAGCGATGCACGCAAGTGGGGCGATGCGATTAAAGTGGTGAAACCGACCTTCGAACAAGGTGGCACACACGTCAATATCAGTGGGGCTGCTGTGGCCCGCTATGCACCGAATAAAGCCGAAGCCGTGAAACTGATGGAATACCTGGTTTCTGCTCCTGCCCAACAGATTTATGCCAAAGCGAACTTTGAGTATCCGGTTCTGAAAGGGGTCACTCTTGACCCGGTCATTAGCGCAACTATCGGTGAAATTGACGTCGATAAAATCCCGTTAACCGAGATAGTGAAACATCGTAAACAAGCGAGCCTGTTGGTAGATAAAGTTGGATTCGATCAATAA